The Ipomoea triloba cultivar NCNSP0323 chromosome 13, ASM357664v1 genomic interval ATATTCGGGCCGTGGTGGTGCCGGCTGGCACGTTGATGTTCCAGGTTTGGTTTGGGTCGAGTGGTTTGCCGCCGCCGATTGGGGTTGCTGCCGCCCATACGGTGAAGGGGCAGTTGTTATGAACTTCAAAGTTGACGGCGGAGCTACTGGGTGTGAAGAGGCCGAGGAGGAGGATGAGGAGGAATGGAAGTGTGGTTGAGCAATCCATATTTGTAATTAAGTGAAATATAATGCTTTAATTTGAATTGGTGCGTGATCAAAGAGAAAGCGTACGTGTTGACTATTCAAGTGTAGTAGGGGTAAGAACAATCATCACTTTGAATTATTGTAACCTTGTAATCATCTTATTGCCATCACCTCATGACACGTACTAGATTTCagagttaatttcatatttttgcaTAGATGCATAGGTGACAACccaatttttattagaacattcttATTTCatcttaatattattgtggcatgattatttttagttatttgtcaataaaattattgaaatgtcattaaatacaatgacattttgatattttatacaaagtaagttgacccgctatattttttatgtttatttttttgaaaaagaaaaagtcataattgaagatcaaaatgtccttatatttaatgaaattaaattattttgttgatagaggaccaaaaacggtcatttttataaatatttcaaaattttaatttttaaaatgagcggggtcttttttcataaatactacaaagtttgtttatttcaaactgttagatctactagattaACGGTTTGAATTTGTCCATATGTTCTTACTAGGGACATGGTTCTCAGCTGAttagggatatatatatatatatatatatatatatatatatatatatatatgtggtagaAGAAATGTAATAATAGTAATTGGGCTTCGTATTCACATGGGCTTATTTCTTTCATATAGAAATTTAAGTCCAACAAATTACACTATAACTTAATATATTTACAACTATTTGTCTATGCATCACATAGGTGAGGtttacttatttatattttggGTCACACTCGTATGAAATCGCCTCATGGATAAGGATTTGTGAGACAGATTGGATCAGATCTGGTCAGTATgcaaatttaatacttatattagcaaatgtaatactaaatcaagaataaaatgtttgttacttattattagggaaaacataatacttttgaggacaaatgtaatccttttatattttgatataaaagtattacttttgtcatcaaaagtattatattttcccttaagtaatgttgcacttataaaGGAGAatgtaatattctttttttatggaaaatgtaatatttttacatcaaaatgtaaaaatattacattttcccatataaacaatagatattttatttataatttagtattacatttgctagtataagtattacatttcatattgacccgaccgGTCTCACGAACAAAGAtctgtgagacagtctcacacaaatgtgacCCTTTTTTGCTGAGCAAGAGCTCTTTTAGTCGTTATTGCTTTTGCCATTGGTTGGCATGGCTATTGTTTAGCGCCTCTTTTGTTGATCTATTGCAAGTAAGTTAGCCAATTAATTGtgtttgttgtttgtttttatagttaatacttaagccaaaggccttgtggtcaagcagcatgAAGTGATTCTGTCAAGTTTGgggtcatgggtttgagcctcagtgggggcaatgttgactttattgggcttcagtaggttgagaaagtatatggacagatactacatgtaacaggttcaatagtattcaaaaaaatagttaatactcaatttattCATTGACTATATATAGTGGTTTATTCTCAATATAATTCTAAATGacttttgtgcttaattaggtccttaactttgatgattttaccaaTTAAGTCATCTATTAAGATAGATTGACTAATTAATCACAATcttacatctgtaaaaattGAACGTATCAAATCAGATTATAAAAAATAGCGGTGATAGTTTtgtattattacaaattttactatatgcAAACGTGGACACTAAAATATtcttttgtgcttaattaggtccttaactttgatgattttaccaaTTAAGTCATCTATTAAGATAGATTGACTAATTAATCACAATcttacatctgtaaaaattGAACGTATCAAATCAGATTATAAAAAATAGCGGTGATAGTTTtgtattattacaaattttactatatgcAAACGTGAACACTAAAATATtcttttgtgcttaattaggtccttaactttgatgattttacccaattaagtcatcTATTAAGATAGATTGACTAATTAATCACAATcttacatctgtaaaaattGAACGTATCAAATCAGATTATAAAAAATAGCGGTTAAAAATTGAACGTATCAAATCAGATTATAAAAAATAGCGGTGAAAAATTGAACGTATCAAATCAGATTATAAAAAATAGCGGTGACAGTTTtgtattattacaaattttactatatgcAAACGTGAAcactaaaatatattatttagtattaatgttttgcacatttagtgttacattttgcatatttagtattaaaagtttGCACTTACAAAAATACGAAAGTTTTTTTAATacgttatttcactcaaaatgacgtcattttgagcaaaataacacTATATCGTTCAAATCcgcttaaaatatttttaaatcagcTACTCTAATATTGATACTTTATGACTTGTGATTTTGtgaaattgtgtttttttttttttgaatgtttgTGGAATtgtgttttgtttcttttaaatCTTCAaacaatttacaattttaaatgctttttagattaatatttaatattttagtattaactattaaagtattcaataatttttaattatgaagtcttaaaaaaaaaatttttttttaaaaaggcgCCTAGGCGCCATGCGTTGAGAAACGCCTCCTAGCGATTTTTGCGATCTCGAATAcaccataataattacataagtattattgttttcccctttttcttattttttttcctttgatcaTCCTTGATAAATTGATCTACTAATTTTCACGAGACTGTTAGGTCTTATGGgagtcaaatattttttttatatatatgtgcgtgTAATCCTCTTAACTTCACATATTAAGAGTGCTCTTAGATCCACATCATCCAAACTGCCTTGCCAAATTTTGAGACAAGTTCTTGAGCAGTCaatagaaacaaattaaagtctTCGTCGTTATCGATCTGATATAATTTTCGATATCAAAATTTTGCAATGAAATCTATGAATTATTACGTATCAAGTAAGTAGTATACTTTTCTTTCCTCATCCAATTCCTGCCTAATTATCTGCTCCGATCTTGTACGTGTTTTTTTGGAGCTGATAGACTTGGTGTTTAACAGTATATAATTACATAGTATATGTTAAGcattatatatacaagttaTAAATATGTAGTCTAATTATCAACTGATACTTTTAATTGAGAATAAATATATCATTCAAGTTGATATAAGTTGtcgtattattatttttttatttgattgttGTGTGAAgaataaatatcaattttggtccaatAACTATTGGGGtattgttaattgcaatccatGAGTTTAAAAACTGTTAATTTAGTAtattaactattcaatttttttttatcaattttgattatTCTGGCTAAATTGCCGGTCAAATCTCACAGAAAAATATTGATAAGTAAAATAAAGagagtattttagtcattttacttcttttttctttcttccccgGGGAGTCCATCTCTTCTCTCCCGTTTCCGACGATCTTTTCTTCCTGCAAGCTCCTTACCTCCATTCTCGGCGacataaataaaaacattttcgTCCTATTATACTGTCAGTGTAAGTCTTTCATCAGGTTTTTGTTTGAGTTTATGTCACTGCAATATTTGCAGTTGAGTTTAATTTCAATTGAAGAAGGAATTTTTTGGGGTCCTTGTTTAGCTGTTCTCACACATGGAATCATCTTTTCTTCGCAGAATATACCGAAGAAAACCCAAAAATAATGACAAAATGCTCTCATCATTTCCACGTCGGCTGCATATACGAGTGGATGGAGAGAAGTGATAACTGCCCAGTTTGTGGCAAGGTAATTTGCTATATTTACGTGAAAGTTTCTTCTTCCAAGCACTACATTGGGTGTAATTGTTTCATGTGTTTAGCTAACGGGAATAGGAATCAAAGTGTTTCGTTAGACATGTTTCTATAACACTATTATGTGATTTGATTACCCACTTAATTAGAAAAcacattccctaataaaataaggtttcattccattatttctcctcctaattggtaatttgatttttaagtttggattagttttttagattttttgttttgtttttgttcatattggtactttggatgtctttatattataataaattgtcttgattttttgttcttgtatttttttttttttttgagaataaaaacttaatgcattaaatcacgAGAAAGACAGTTTACAAGGAAAATAGGAGGAATGTCAAACCATTCTCCACAACCTGACATAGAAAGGGCCTCCCAAGCAACAGTGTGGGCGGCACAATTCGCAGATCGTTTAACAAAACGGAATTCAACATCATCAATTGACGATGccaattctttaatatcatctACTAAAAGACCAAAAGTAGAATAAAAAGAAGTATAGGAAATAGCATGAAAAACTAACTGGGAATCCATCTCCACATCTGCAGCACCCATACCAGTATCCTTTAACCAACTTAAAGCATCTCTCAAACAAATCGCTTCAGCCTCTCTAACTGTGTAGGAACTAGTGATCCTAACATTTTTTGCAGCCAAAAAATTGTCTTCATCATCACGTAGAATCCATCCCAAACCCATAGCATTATTTGTTGTATCAATTGCCGCATCCGTGTTAAGCTTAATTCGTCCTCGTGCTGGCCGAACCCAAACATCATTACCAACAACTCTCATGTTAGTGGAAACCTGAGAGTTTGCTTGCTGCCAATTCGACCAAAACGTAAGTGCCCTCCTCAACAACGCATGCATGTCAAAAGGTACCCCCTTCCATACACTATCATTCCTGCTGCACCATATAGCCCAACAGGCCATGACAAATTTAGCAAGTAGTTCACCAGTCAAGACATTGAGATACCCAAAaaaccactcaataacattattACCATGGTTTGTACTAGCACCTGGTAGCCCAATAGCATTCCAAATTTTAAGAACCTCAGCACATCTAGCAAAAATGTGAGAAGCACTTTCATCTTCTCTCCTGCACATATGGCAAATAAGTGAACAATGTATGTGTTTAGAAGCTAATGCATCTCTGGTAGGCAAATAAGAGGAGGCCAATTGCCAGcaaaataattttacttttggCGGCACATCTAAGTTCCACAACCTCGACCAAGGGCGGTCATCATGCATCATACCAACAATCCGTCTATAATAGGACTTAACAGTATAATCGCCCTTCTGATCCCAATACCAGTACCACGAATCTGGGGGCTTACGAAGGGTAATAGGGATATTCAAAATCAACTTTGCATCacgtatttttaaaatctttattcccattataggatcATAAATAACCAAACAATAGTATTgataatcatttcaatttcatcttactaccaaacatacaaaatacttttaccaaaactcattaccattaccaaatatttgattctgATTTCGATTCCGATTCCAATGTGCGAAACAAACAACACCCATTGACTTGCAGGCGTTCTTCAGCGGTGCCATGACCAATCAGACCATGTGCTTCGACGGCTTCACCTACAGCAAGAAACACATGTGTCGCACCATAGAGAAAAGACTGGTCCAAATTTACCATCACGGGGCACGGGCACGGGCACAATCTCGACTTTCCCCTTTTCGTTTTAACATTGACTCCCATCACGGATGTTGCCGAGAATGGAGGTAATAAGGAGCTTGTGGGAAGAAACGATCGCCGGAAACTGGAGAGAAAAGAGATGGACTGgttggggaagaaagaaaaaagaagttaaatgactaaaataccctcattactttatctattaatatattttggtgAGATAGATTTCGCTTCCAATTTGGTCGAAATGACCAAATTTGATAGCAATTGAATAATTAAAGTActaaattaacagttttaaaagtcatgaattgctgtttcaaaaaaaaaataaaaaagttatgattgcaattaacaagacaCAAATAATCATtggaccaaaattgaaatttagTATTGTATGAACTATAACTCTTGTTTTCTCAAAAATGAACTATAACTCTTGCTAATTGAGCGAACTAATTTGAAGGCATCCAAATTTGATTTATAGATTAATTGTTTTACTAGATGTTAATGTAGCAAACTAACATCCTTGACACAAATtccattaaaatattaaatggcTAGAAGAGGTATTCCAGAAACGACGCGGTTGCAAGCTATCCCAATTTTCGAAACAAAAtaacgccgttgccggggatcgaacccgggtcacccgcgtgacaggcgggaatactcaccactatactacaacgactgaATGTTTACGTTCCTAACATTGAATTTCCTTATAAGTAAACGAATTTATAGATTAAAtgtttactttctgttttttttttgtttgtttttgtttttgtttttttaaaaataactaaataaaatataacaatgCCAAATTTTCATGACCACACAAAGttattttattgaatttgtTACCTGGCGCACGAAAGAGAATCTCTATGCTATATAATTCAAACTCTTTGTAATAGGGTCTTGTGTATATAGTGGTACAAACTCACTTCCCTAATCAATATGGACAAATGTTTCTTCTAAATATTTTCACTTTCATTTTTCAAATCAAATGGGTGtatttgagaatcaatttcttattcaccATTATTTGTTTTGAGCTTACAATATATCGATTTTTCATCTCACTACTGAAAACCTGAATTCATTTTGACCGACCCAAATAATGAATTGAGGGggagattaaaatatttttttgctaACAATTTTGACAAAGGGAGAGATTATTGGCTCAAAATAGTGTTGTACAATACTATTGACAAAAACACTATCTCAATCCTACTAGGACACTAGGAAGCTAGATCAATATTAGTCAAAGAAGGAAATGAAGAATAAATCCGAAACAAGGCAAGATTCCATCAGTACCTTAAGGATCAAGAAATCAAAGAAGATTATAAAAGAATCCCTTCCCCAAGAGAGGAAACAAGCATTCAATTCTGTATCTTATGTACTGAGAGCTAAGAAGCTAAGTATTGAGAAGAGAGAATTTCACTTAGGAGTAGTACTGGAGTTAGGTTTCAATGGAGAGAAATAGTGAGATTTAGATTCTATTGTGAAAGTGTTCCCAAACGCTACCTTGAGATTGTGTTCATAGTGGATTCAAGCTTTTCCTCAATATGAGAAGTGCCTCACAGATTAGGATAGGAATTTCTTGACTTgcgttaaaaatatttttgtcacaATTAGTATTCTAAACCGCCGTCACGCAATcctcacaaattatatatatatacacatatatatatgccacaAATACGATAAGtaattaagtattaaaatttatgtaaaatggaactagtattattattttgactAGTTAAAATGGTAACCACAATCCTCTTTCTTCACAAATTTGTTCAcagttcaaaatttttaatcattttttcacATTAACGAAAGCACCCCAAGATTTTATTGCAACATTTTGGTGTTGACTGGAAAATTAGATCAGATCAATAATCACCCagactttaatttgtttctattGACTGAGAACTAGTCTCAACTTTTGGTGTGGACTGCAATTAAAGTTGTTctctttttaattctttttactCCAAAGTGTATCAATTCTTAtccaaaaacataataagtctcaattcaaattatatttatatacaattttttttcctgttaTTTTGCCCATTTTGTTTTGTACAAGTGCTGTACATTTAAAGAAAACGTTTACGATTAAAAGATCTCACTTTCGAAATGTCTGAGGGACACCAACTTCTGTAAACATCCACTACGAGCAGACTCTTTTGTAAAACTATTAGCAGACCTATTCGTGTTAGTATTTGCAAATTAAACTAAGTTTATATCTCAACAAAGACAAGATAGCAGTAAATTCTCAATGTGCCAGAGAGTACTTAGGTACGTGGAGGTAACAAAAAGAATGTCTGGTGAAATAAACTATTCAACAAATCTAGTATCTAGCTACTAGGTGTTATTTTCAACGTAGATACAGATGATCCTAGCCtcaagataaaaataatatgtcAAAAGGTTGCTAAGCTTTACAAAGAAATGGCATGGAGTAAAACCAATCATGCAAGCTATAGAGCTTAAATTAGCAAGATTACTCACGGCACTAGCTATCCATCTGGATTTGAAATTAAGGCTATGCTTGGCTAACCTAGCTGAAAGCTAAAAAGTAACAGAAAGTTGAAAAGATATAAGCTAGaagttgaaatctgaagagctgttaagctagcagttatgtttaaaaatatttggtaaaattaactttttgataggctgataaatgtaaaaagactaaaaatgacatcttcataaaatttaaataattttaaatttaaataggtttgtttacatattaaaatataaaataatgaaccaatatattttaataaaatataaagtaagaacatatatttgaaaataaataaagtaaaacaaaatgtttatagttcataaaattagttcatacaaaaattaatgttcaaacacacaaatatcaaattgaaattacaaccaagtatattgaagagaaaaggacaaaagagttttaattgggagggtaaatgatgtcatttatttaaaataataaggataaagatagaaaaaaagttaggaagctactaacttatttttgaaatactgtctcaaaataaactcttattttaagctactagcttattttggtAACATTACTAAACAGAGCTTAaaacttattagtagcttaaaataagctataagctcctaaataagctctgccaaacagaacCTAAATTATGTGTTTGAGAGAACCATTAAAAATTTAACTACCATGTTTAAAAATTGGAAAGTTGATACAAGTCATATGGATGGATACTTCCGAATAGGGTACCCAATCAAGAGTATATGTTCCGGTAGCAGGAGCCCGCAACCCGACCGCTTTGCCCATATGATAGGCAGGGCCTGGCAGTCCGATTGCCCGCTTAGCGTTGGCAGTCGAGTTGTGGCGCTTGACCGGGTGCGGCACTCTGGGGAGATTGAATGAAGATCTTCTAGAGATTCCCCTAGACTTTGGAAGGAATTTCCTTTTTCAATATTAGGCAAGAAGTATGACAGTTTAATTTGGAAGGCTTTCCTAAGTTCGAATTTGttaattttcattcttttctttcTAAAGCatgtaaatattgtataaatacATCTATGGGGCACATATTGAAACAGATTCTGAATTCAATTCACTTACAATTACTCTGATATGTTAATTTTCTTTCgcattatttttctcttttatttccAACACATATACAGGCTAAATTGTGTTGGGCACTTAGCATGCATTTTCCTAATAAAAATTTGGTTTGAGATGacaacaataattataaaaaaaaaaactgaaatattaaaaaaagaaatttatagtAAAAAAGTGGAATTTGCATTACATTACAATAAGATTATAATAAATGCAAATTAACTTATTCAATAAGATTTATTTAAAGCCTTTATTCTTGTTAACATCATCTGGCATTAGGATTTCCACAAACCCCTACTTGATTAACTCCATCATGGGCAGAAAACAACCCTATAATCAGTACTTCCTCCAGGGCAAGCAAAAGTGCTTGTGGCATCATCCTGAGGGTAACTATAAGCATCCGGACACAATCCCTTAAAAAACCTTGAATAATCTGTGGGACCACATGGTCCATTGGTGCAACAATATTGTTGTCCCCCAAAGGTGGTGCAAGGGTTGTTACACCCTCCGGGAACCCTGAGAGGGCCGGGGCATTGGGCGACGATATCCGCCGTGCATGAGATTGCATGGCATTTGTCGGGACCGGGTCTGGTAGGGGCAAAACTCATGGGTATATTGAAGCCATCAACATTGGAGATGTCGAAGAAGTCGAGGTTGTTGAATTGGTTTAGGGCGAACTCCGCCAGAGTGTTGGGCGGTTTTCCCCACCCGGTGCACTGCAACACCCCGCCGCAGTCACCCGTCTCGCATGAACCCCTCCCGTTTCCATCAAAGTTGCAATTTCTACGACCCCATATACGTGCCATGGCCGTGCCAGGTGGCACGTTGATGTTCCAGCTTTGGCCTCGGTCGAGCCGCCGGCCGCCGCCAACTGGGGTTGCTGCCGCCCATACGGTGTAGGGGCAGTTGTTACGAACTTCAAAGTTGGCGGCGGAGCTAATCGTGAAGAGGCTGAGGAGGAGGAGCAGTGGAAGAGTGGTGAAGCAATccatatttgtatatatgtgaAATGCTTTAATATTGAATTGGTGTGTGATTAAGGTGAAGGCTTGCTGATTATTTATAGAGTGTAAGGTTGAGAATAGTCAACTTATGTGATTGTAAACTTGTAATTATCCTATTTCTGTTGCTTCATGACAAGTAATTTGCGTGTGATATTGTTCGAAGTAATACCACATCatctattaattaatatagggaattaatttttttttaattcttttactTTCAACTATCTATtttattactaatttttttaaatcaatccAAAGTTTGATATATTCttaggccttctccaatagttaagaatttggtgtagtttttgaggagattttgtaagagtgattaggaaagagaaaataggggtagaggaaaaaaagaaaaggaaaaataaaacaaaattaaaaaacaaaaaaaaaattttaaaaaaaaaagataattta includes:
- the LOC116001096 gene encoding uncharacterized protein LOC116001096, translated to MGVNVKTKRGKSRLCPCPCPVMVNLDQSFLYGATHVFLAVGEAVEAHGLIGHGTAEERLQVNGCCLFRTLESESKSESNIWREDESASHIFARCAEVLKIWNAIGLPGASTNHGNNVIEWFFGYLNVLTGELLAKFVMACWAIWCSRNDSVWKGVPFDMHALLRRALTFWSNWQQANSQVSTNMRVVGNDVWVRPARGRIKLNTDAAIDTTNNAMGLGWILRDDEDNFLAAKNVRITSSYTVREAEAICLRDALSWLKDTGMGAADVEMDSQLVFHAISYTSFYSTFGLLVDDIKELASSIDDVEFRFVKRSANCAAHTVAWEALSMSGCGEWFDIPPIFLVNCLSRDLMH
- the LOC116001536 gene encoding osmotin-like protein TPM-1, whose protein sequence is MDCFTTLPLLLLLSLFTISSAANFEVRNNCPYTVWAAATPVGGGRRLDRGQSWNINVPPGTAMARIWGRRNCNFDGNGRGSCETGDCGGVLQCTGWGKPPNTLAEFALNQFNNLDFFDISNVDGFNIPMSFAPTRPGPDKCHAISCTADIVAQCPGPLRVPGGCNNPCTTFGGQQYCCTNGPCGPTDYSRFFKGLCPDAYSYPQDDATSTFACPGGSTDYRVVFCP